The following coding sequences are from one Corticium candelabrum chromosome 20, ooCorCand1.1, whole genome shotgun sequence window:
- the LOC134195390 gene encoding transmembrane 9 superfamily member 1-like — MSNCVFHLLVLVLCLVCRLYAATYKDGDKVVVYVNKVGPYFNPHETYHYYSLPVCRPGKVEHKSLTLGEVLDGDRMAKSMYDIKFKENVDSARVLCNVVLKAMDIRQIANAVEELYYFEFVADDLSMRGFLGHLEETGFLPHSHRTYLWTHLFFHFLFNGNHVIAANVSTSSRSPLQIDNLEEPANITYSYTVKWTETKVKYANRATLLTSHFFRKSLEIHWLSVINSIILVVLLLGFVVIILMRVLRKDFSRYNVAEVGGDDEDLDQDGYGWKIIHADVFRFPPHKSLFCSILGVGSQFLAIGFGIILMALVGLFNIHRHGSINTAAVLLYALTSCIAGCVSSRMYKQIGGDNWVWNIVMTACLFSVPFFLIWSIVNSVAWYMGSTQALPYTTIIILMLIWLIVGFPLTVLGGIVGKNTSGEFDSPCRTKNIAREIPPVAWYRSTPAHMAIGGFLPFSAISVELYYIFATLWGRENYTLYGILLLVFIILLSVTACISIALTYFQLSSEDYCWWWRSLFSAGSASFYVFGYSLFYYYKRSNMSGVLQSVQFFGYTILVCYMFFLMLATVSFSASLQFIRYIYSRLKMD; from the exons ATGTCTAATTGCGTGTTTCATCTTCTTGTTCTCGTCTTGTGTTTGGTTTGCAGGCTTTACGCTGCGACGTACAAAGACGGTGATAAG GTTGTTGTGTATGTGAACAAAGTCGGTCCTTACTTTAATCCTCACGAGACATATCATTATTATTCTCTTCCTGTATGCAGACCAGGCAAG GTGGAGCATAAAAGTCTTACCCTAGGAGAAGTCCTTGATGGAGATCGCATGGCGAAGTCAATGTATGACATCAAATTTAaag AAAATGTTGATAGTGCCAGGGTGCTTTGTAATGTTGTGTTGAAAGCAATGGATATCAGGCAGATTGCGAATGCAGTTGAAGAACTTTATTACTTTGAATTTGTAGCTG ATGACCTTTCTATGAGAGGGTTTCTTGGTCACTTGGAGGAGACTGGCTTTTTACCTCACTCTCATCGTACATATTTATGGACTCATCTTTTCTTTCACTTTCTCTTCAATGGCAATCAT GTTATTGCTGCAAATGTGAGCACTAGCAGTCGTTCACCTTTACAGATTGATAATCTAGAAGAGCCTGCTAATATTACGTACTCGTACACGGTCAAGTGGACTGAAACAAA GGTCAAGTATGCCAACAGAGCTACTCTGTTAACATCTCATTTCTTTCGAAAGTCACTTGAG ATTCACTGGCTGTCAGTTATTAACTCGATCATATTAGTGGTACTCTTGCTTGgatttgttgttattatcTTG ATGCGAGTTTTAAGGAAGGATTTTTCTCGCTATAATGTTGCTGAGGTGGGAGGAGACGATGAAGATCTTG ATCAAGATGGTTACGGTTGGAAAATCATTCATGCCGACGTTTTTCGATTTCCGCCACATAAAAGTTTATTCTGTTCGATACTCG GGGTTGGATCTCAGTTTCTCGCAATCGGATTTGGAATTATCCTGATGGCCTTGGTTGGTCTCTTTAATATccacag GCATGGATCAATCAATACTGCAGCAGTGCTTCTCTATGCTCTAACATCTT GTATCGCTGGCTGTGTGTCTAGTCGCATGTATAAACAGATTGGCGGAGACAACTGGGTTTGGAATATTGTTATGACTGCGTGCCTTTTCTCGG ttcCGTTTTTTCTCATATGGAGTATTGTGAACTCAGTGGCGTGGTATATGGGGTCAACGCAAGCCCTGCCCTATACAACCATTATAATTCTGATGCTCATCTGGCTgatag TCGGCTTTCCTCTGACTGTGCTTGGTGGGATTGTCGGCAAGAACACGTCTGGAGAATTTGACTCTCCGTGTCGCACGAAGAACATTGCAAGAGAAATCCCTCCCGTTGCATG GTATCGATCTACGCCTGCACACATGGCAATTGGAGGTTTTCTTCCATTTAGTGCTATCTCAGTTGAGCTTTATTATATCTTTGCAACACTTTGGGGTCGCGAGAACTACACTCTGTATGGGATTCTGCTTCTCGTTTTTATCATCTTGCTCAGCGTCACAGCGTGCATATCGATCGCTCTCACCTATTTTCAGTTGTCTTCAGAAGATTATTGCTGGTGGTGGCGATCTTTGTTTTCAGCTGG GTCGGCTAGTTTTTATGTATTTGGGTATTCTCTGTTCTACTATTACAAGCGGTCGAATATGTCCGGTGTGCTGCAGTCGGTGCAGTTCTTTGGCTACACGATCCTTGTCTGTTATATGTTCTTCTTGATGCTCGCTACAGTGTCGTTTAGTGCATCCTTGCAGTTTATACGTTACATCTATTCGAGATTGAAGATGGATTGA